The following coding sequences lie in one Bacteroidota bacterium genomic window:
- a CDS encoding DUF3494 domain-containing protein yields the protein MKKIFLSIVVFLFVSAISMAQTAPNLASAKTFGLLSGGTIFSADTTVVAGNAGASTAVSPYVKATTIYTGGGTVSTALSNLATAKSFCTGQTGTAISGTLAGQSLTPGVYNVSGNATLNGAITLAGDTNAIYIFNITGNLLIDSAIYYGYQNLMPSKIFWNITGTLTINSYNSIYGIVMSGGTITLYPFTHGSMALLSQGNITINNDSTTKLRGYIAGTKMYSQNEILKSGSLRHLDNCLGPVDPCNMVINPSFEELEVMVGTGGILYCPDQTNQIHAACDWDSYYWLPVVPYTRTPSAFSDCDDYTYPTTGDVGVPWNIFNDPAGPGQPAHNSGHNYAGIQHAWVTTYDPQDDTPPPPYDIATWENNEKLEKYLPAPLIANKVYYMEFYSSLADKSNTTELLGVYPATSQFFLGTIPIPPLYYPGGPFFTTGTYVTTNTSWNKYSGCVSTPRSDIDVISIKSASGSIPVTPSDPSFYTPFGVLGFHSMSYFYIDDIALRPLADAGADLNYNCATTNIIGLPYSTCGPISGATYSWAPVGAFTAANAVIVSPTNPFSEISCTVAGTYVFEITVTYGGCSDTDQITVTNPSSACAGVTLIPTTTYLAAGSPHFIGAGSPVMVGGNLTINSGATLIIQNDDVSFFANKTIAVMPGGTLEIDGAWLHGCNPCGTMWGGVYLFKGGNLVVKNGSLIEDAIAAVTAGGFGTGIPNYQISQSIFNKNTDNIILQANTGNMSANTIKNTVFTCRTLPAPTGSFITYFNTIKAGVATYPTTVTRAGIRSSKGVQLIDLSNGVSPVKIGNAAGGATDVNIFDNLDYGIHVQGTYIEIRNNRFQNMAGMQPFAIPSPPPYGIGIYAPVQSVGISNYMWVGDVAVPNAENYFSNCFRGIEINNYRITRINDNFFTCSSTPTSVSGNTIANIGVNLRNITETIELNSNTLTNWINGIWINRNTASGGLLNPPMDINANNINANSSGYCTQAILVSDIIGNTITTVHPFYIRNNSIYDVKNGIKVTHFKNNMVIYNNPQIVLRYASNGAVAGIWLDGCDKTEVKNNTISSLRSPYGSGDNWDLRGIYVKASTNNKVFCNTLNFLGQCMVFEGGCLSTTNSSYSGTTNGILGNNMDNARTGLMLRTSGIIGQQGTSTFASSNSWNNAYTFPNGRTYTYFTTSANINSKLYCINTATYLPPLATNMTNSGAAQEYHTATPTGLNVATGSAIACPSVYVPPGMIVEKNGGLKSMSSDEVAYAEELKQLLSTVSSTFVPSEWMLQQFIYNELNEHAGLLEDSLLNVFYSSNQTQAFGLFNSHNAALQNFDYVQATAYNNSVIPANIIEQNQQAFNAIYLAHVDSGAVYSEADCESLNAIAAQCSSEGGDAVIQSRNLIMQIQNQIIEFENDCDISIPVARQMVVAEEDSHNIRLFPNPNNGNMLLECNLIESESGLLNIYDITGKLVQSYKLTTETKTQLINGHMLESGVYLYDIVVNGRRIKTEKLTIIK from the coding sequence ATGAAAAAAATCTTTTTATCCATCGTTGTCTTCTTATTTGTAAGTGCAATAAGCATGGCACAAACAGCTCCAAACTTAGCAAGTGCTAAAACGTTTGGTTTGTTATCAGGAGGTACCATTTTTTCTGCAGACACAACAGTTGTTGCTGGAAATGCAGGTGCATCAACTGCTGTTAGTCCGTATGTTAAGGCAACAACAATTTATACAGGAGGAGGAACCGTAAGTACAGCATTAAGCAATTTAGCTACAGCGAAAAGTTTTTGTACTGGACAAACCGGAACTGCAATTAGTGGAACTTTAGCTGGACAGAGTCTAACACCAGGTGTGTATAACGTTTCAGGAAATGCAACATTAAATGGTGCAATCACTTTAGCAGGAGATACCAATGCTATTTATATATTTAACATTACAGGTAATTTATTAATAGATAGTGCAATTTATTATGGTTATCAAAATTTGATGCCATCTAAAATATTTTGGAACATCACGGGAACACTAACGATTAATAGTTATAATTCAATTTATGGAATTGTAATGTCTGGTGGTACGATAACACTATATCCTTTTACTCATGGTTCTATGGCATTATTGAGTCAGGGGAACATTACAATCAACAATGACTCAACAACGAAATTGAGAGGTTATATTGCTGGTACAAAGATGTATTCTCAAAACGAAATTTTAAAAAGTGGAAGTTTACGACATTTAGATAATTGTCTTGGTCCCGTTGATCCTTGCAATATGGTAATTAATCCAAGTTTTGAAGAATTGGAAGTGATGGTTGGGACAGGTGGTATATTGTATTGTCCTGATCAAACTAATCAAATTCATGCAGCTTGTGATTGGGATAGCTATTATTGGTTGCCTGTTGTTCCTTATACTAGAACTCCTTCGGCCTTTTCAGATTGTGATGATTATACCTATCCCACCACTGGAGATGTTGGCGTGCCCTGGAATATTTTTAATGATCCAGCAGGTCCGGGGCAGCCAGCGCACAATAGTGGGCACAATTATGCGGGAATACAGCATGCTTGGGTTACAACTTACGATCCACAAGACGATACCCCACCACCGCCATATGATATTGCGACATGGGAAAATAATGAAAAGTTGGAGAAATATTTACCCGCTCCTTTAATTGCAAATAAAGTGTATTACATGGAATTTTACTCCAGCTTGGCAGATAAATCGAATACTACAGAATTATTAGGAGTATATCCTGCTACTTCTCAATTTTTTTTGGGTACAATCCCTATTCCTCCATTGTATTATCCAGGTGGACCATTTTTTACAACAGGAACATACGTTACAACCAATACTAGCTGGAATAAATATTCGGGTTGCGTATCAACACCTCGGAGTGATATTGATGTTATCTCTATTAAAAGCGCATCTGGTTCTATTCCTGTTACACCTTCTGATCCATCATTTTATACTCCTTTTGGAGTTTTAGGTTTTCATTCCATGTCCTATTTTTATATTGATGATATTGCATTGCGTCCGTTAGCGGATGCAGGCGCTGATTTAAATTATAATTGCGCGACTACTAATATTATTGGGTTACCTTATTCAACTTGCGGACCAATTTCTGGCGCAACTTATAGCTGGGCTCCAGTTGGTGCTTTTACGGCTGCAAATGCAGTGATTGTTTCACCAACAAACCCCTTTTCAGAAATTAGTTGTACTGTTGCAGGAACATACGTTTTTGAGATTACAGTAACTTATGGTGGTTGTTCAGATACAGATCAAATCACCGTTACCAATCCTTCTTCTGCTTGTGCTGGCGTTACGTTAATCCCTACGACTACATATTTAGCCGCGGGTTCTCCTCATTTTATTGGTGCTGGTTCTCCGGTTATGGTAGGTGGGAATTTAACAATTAATTCTGGTGCAACCTTAATCATTCAAAATGATGATGTTAGTTTTTTTGCGAATAAAACAATAGCAGTTATGCCTGGTGGAACTCTTGAAATTGACGGAGCATGGCTTCATGGTTGTAACCCTTGCGGTACAATGTGGGGAGGAGTCTATTTGTTTAAAGGTGGTAATTTGGTGGTTAAAAATGGAAGTTTAATTGAGGATGCGATTGCTGCCGTTACAGCAGGAGGTTTTGGAACAGGAATTCCTAACTATCAAATTAGCCAAAGTATTTTCAATAAAAATACTGATAATATAATTCTTCAAGCGAATACAGGAAATATGAGCGCAAACACAATTAAAAATACGGTGTTTACTTGTCGCACATTACCTGCCCCAACAGGCTCGTTTATTACCTATTTTAATACAATTAAAGCAGGTGTGGCCACATATCCAACTACAGTAACACGTGCCGGAATAAGATCAAGTAAAGGGGTTCAACTAATTGATCTTTCGAATGGAGTTTCGCCTGTTAAAATTGGTAACGCTGCCGGTGGAGCAACTGATGTAAATATTTTTGATAATTTGGATTACGGAATCCATGTTCAGGGAACGTACATCGAAATTCGAAATAACAGATTTCAAAACATGGCAGGGATGCAACCCTTTGCTATTCCTAGTCCTCCTCCCTATGGAATTGGAATTTATGCTCCGGTTCAAAGTGTTGGAATAAGTAATTATATGTGGGTTGGTGATGTTGCAGTTCCCAATGCCGAAAATTATTTCTCCAACTGTTTTAGAGGAATTGAAATCAATAATTATAGAATTACCCGAATAAATGATAATTTTTTCACTTGTTCGAGCACACCAACTAGTGTCTCTGGCAATACGATAGCAAATATTGGAGTGAACTTAAGAAACATTACAGAAACTATTGAATTGAATAGCAATACACTTACCAATTGGATAAATGGAATTTGGATAAATAGAAATACAGCTTCCGGAGGTTTATTGAATCCTCCAATGGACATCAATGCAAATAACATCAATGCGAATTCAAGCGGATATTGCACACAAGCTATTTTGGTCAGCGATATCATTGGGAATACCATAACAACAGTACATCCTTTTTACATACGAAACAATTCAATTTACGATGTTAAAAATGGAATTAAAGTAACTCATTTTAAAAACAACATGGTGATATACAATAACCCTCAAATTGTATTGAGATATGCTTCTAACGGAGCTGTGGCAGGTATTTGGTTGGATGGTTGTGATAAAACGGAGGTGAAAAATAATACGATTTCCAGTTTGCGCAGCCCTTATGGCAGTGGAGATAATTGGGATTTACGAGGTATTTATGTGAAGGCTAGTACCAATAATAAAGTGTTTTGTAATACTCTGAATTTTCTTGGACAATGTATGGTGTTTGAAGGTGGGTGCTTGAGTACAACGAATAGTAGCTATAGTGGGACAACGAATGGGATTTTAGGAAACAATATGGACAACGCACGTACTGGTTTAATGTTGCGAACTTCTGGTATTATTGGGCAACAAGGAACAAGTACTTTTGCAAGTAGCAATAGTTGGAATAATGCATATACTTTCCCTAATGGAAGAACTTATACATATTTCACAACATCTGCAAATATTAATTCTAAACTTTACTGCATTAATACAGCAACATATCTTCCTCCTCTTGCTACAAATATGACAAATTCTGGAGCAGCTCAAGAGTATCATACTGCGACACCAACAGGATTAAACGTGGCTACTGGCTCAGCAATTGCCTGCCCTTCTGTTTATGTGCCACCTGGAATGATTGTGGAAAAGAATGGAGGATTAAAATCTATGAGTTCTGATGAAGTTGCTTATGCAGAAGAGTTGAAACAATTGTTAAGTACGGTAAGCAGCACGTTTGTTCCATCTGAATGGATGTTGCAACAATTTATATACAACGAATTAAATGAGCATGCTGGTTTGTTGGAAGATAGTTTATTAAATGTCTTTTATTCATCTAACCAAACACAAGCGTTTGGTTTATTTAATAGCCATAATGCAGCTTTGCAGAATTTTGATTATGTGCAAGCTACTGCATATAACAATAGTGTTATACCTGCTAATATTATTGAACAAAATCAGCAAGCATTTAATGCGATTTATTTAGCACATGTCGATTCCGGTGCAGTATACTCTGAAGCAGATTGTGAAAGTTTAAATGCAATCGCTGCTCAATGCTCTTCCGAAGGAGGGGATGCCGTGATTCAAAGTCGTAATTTGATAATGCAAATTCAAAATCAAATCATTGAATTTGAAAATGACTGTGATATTAGTATTCCAGTGGCGCGTCAAATGGTTGTTGCGGAAGAAGATTCTCACAATATTCGATTGTTTC